The stretch of DNA GTTACAATGTGTCCATTTACAGAAAGAGGTTTAGAAATACCTTTAATTGTAATATTTCCTTCCATATTAAATTGGAACTTATCATTCGTTAACTTTGTGATTTTAGTTGATGTAAATGTTGCATCTGGAAAAACACTAATATCGAAGAAATCTGCAGATTGTAAGTGAGAAATTAATCGTCCTTGCATATTTTCAGGCAAGTCGAAATTCGTCATATTTGCTAAATCTACTGTTACAGATACAGCTTCAGGTGTATTTTGGTTTAATCTTACCTTCGCATCTTTCAATTTCACTGTTCCGTTATGCGATTTGTCTTTATTTTGTGTTTGGTCAAATTTAGTTCCTTTCCATGTCACATGGCTTTTTGCTAAATCTGGTGCATTTGTACCTTCGAAATCAGAAATTTCATTGTGATTGAAACTTAAGATTGATGCCGTTACACCAACTGCACATAGAACTCCGAATAATTTTTTCATTGTAATGTATTAGTATTAATTATGTTAATTCTTATTTATTAGATATGGATTGCATGTCCGTAAGCATCTTCAACTGCTTCCATAATCGCTTCTGACATTGTTGGGTGTGGATGTACTGATTTCATGATTTCATGTGCTGTTGTCTCTAACTTACGAGCAGCAACTGCTTCCGCAATCATTTCTGTTACACCATCTCCAATCATATGGCATCCTAACCATTCTCCATATTTAGCATCGAAAACTACTTTTACGAATCCATCAGCTGCTCCATTCGCTACAGCTTTACCATTCGCTGAAAATGGGAATTTCCCCACTTTCACTTCGTAACCTGCTTCTTTTGCTTGTGCTTCTGTCATACCAACCGATGCAATTTCTGGTGAACAATATGTACAACCTGGGATATTACCATAGTCAATCGCTTCCACTTTTTCACCTGCGATGTGTTCTACACATAAAATTCCTTGTGCAGATGCTAAATGTGCTAAATCAGCTCCTTTTACTACATCTCCAATCGCATAGTAACCTTTAACAGAAGTTTCACAGAAATCATTGATGATTATTTTTCCACGCTCTGTCGCGATCCCTACTTCTTCTAATCCGATGTTTTCAGTATTTGGAACAACACCAGCAGCAGATAATACCACTTCAGCTTCTAAAATTTCTTCACCTTTAGCTGTTTTAACAGTTGCTTTCACTAAGTCTCCTGATGTATCAACACCTGTAACTTCAGCATTTGTTAATATGTTAATTCCAGACTTCTTTAACGATAATTGCAATTGTTTTGAGATATCTTCGTCCTCAACGGGTACAATTCGTGGTAAATATTCTACAATTGTTACTTGTGTTCCTAATGTATTATAGAAGTGAGCAAACTCTACTCCAATCGCACCAGACCCCACAACAATCATCGATTTTGGTTGTTTTTCCATGGCTAAAGCCCCACGATATCCGATTACTTTCTTACCATCTTGTGGTAAAGCTGGTAATTCACGAGAACGAGCTCCTGTTGCAATGATGATATTTTCTGCACTGATTTCTTTTGAAGTTCCATCTGCTGCAGTTACTTTTACTTTTTTCCCTGGTAATACTTTCGCAGCACCTTGGATTACTTCGATGTTATTCTTTTTCATCAAGAATTGAACACCTTTGCTCATACGATCGGCAACACCACGTGAACGTTTCACTACATTCCCGAATTCAAATGATATATCTGATGGTTTATTTAAACCAAAATCTTCCGCGTGATTTAAGTATTTGAATACTTGAGCACTTTTTAATAAAGCTTTTGTTGGAATACAACCCCAGTTTAGGCAAATACCTCCTAATTCTGCTTTTTCAACGATTGCTACTTTTTTTCCTAACTGAGAAGCTCTAATTGCCGCTACATATCCACCTGGTCCGCTTCCAATAACAATAATGTCGTAACTCATTTTTTCCATAATTTGAACGCTAATTTAATAAATCTAAAACGAAATAAAAGCGATTCGGTAAAATAGATTAAAATTTCTTAAATTTGCAGTGTGAAAATATTCTTTGAAAATTACGCCGACGAAATATTCGTCGAAACGGACTTTCCTCTTGAAGGAAGTTTAGAACAAGCTGTCGATATTTTCCATAATTTACCCGATTATGATGGTAGTTTTATTGGATTTGTGAATAAAGATGGTAATACTGTTCAGATTTCGAAATACGACCGATTTTTATTTTTGGTCGAAATCCCAGTTGATGATCAAAATGCATCGTATTATAAGTTATTCAATTATTATCAAGCTAGAAACTTAATTGATCACTTGTTTAACGGTTTTGATCCTTATAATATTCCGGATTTAAAATTTGAACCGTATATAAAACAAAAAGCGACTAAATAATTAGTCGCTTTTTTTTATTTTTTCAGGAATAGTTTAAATCAATCTGATTATTTTGGATTCATCCGAAAGGATTTACAATATAGTAATTTCATTTACTAACTATAAAATTCGTACCTAAGAACCATTACTTCTTCTCCATTTTATAGAATAATAAAATCCCAAAACTAATTGCAAAAGAAACTCCCATGGCTAAAGCGGATGTTTTCATTCCACCCGTATATTCTATCAATACCCCATAAATCACTAATCCTAAGAAAAGTGCGAATTTTTCGAAGATATCATAAAAACTGAAGTACGTTGTGGTATCGTTGGTTTCGGGCAATAACTTTGCATAAGTCGAACGGGATAAAGCTTGCAATCCACCCATTACCAATCCCACTAAAGCCGCCATCCCATAAAAATGCATTTTGACGTCGGGATGGTTCGGTTGAATCATATACCCAATGATACAGGTAATAATCCAAATGAAAACTCCGATCAAAAGTGTAATTTTATTTCCGATTTTTCCCGATAAAAATGAAAATAACCATGCGCCTAAAATAGCTTCGATTTGAATTAAAAGAATGGTCATGATTAATTCTGAATCTTCCATTCCAATTTCTGAACTTCCAAACATGGCTGCCATCAAAAAAATGGTTTGCATCGCTAAACTGTAAAAGAAAAATCCAGCCAAGAATACACGAATATTTTTAAAACGATTTAGTTCTTTAAATGTATTTGAAAGTCCTTTAAAACTATTCTTAAAAATATCTTTTGTAACCTCACCTTGTGTCACTTTATTCGGTAATTTCGATAACGCAATTTGACCAAATCCCATCCACCAAAGTCCAGTCAATAAAAAACTTACACGAGTCAGAATTAACGTATAATCTTCAGGAGCAAATTGAATTAAGGCTAAACAAATGGCTAATAACACCACCGAGCCTATATATCCAAACATATAGCCTTTGGCCTATACACTATCCATTTTATCTTCAGTGACGATTTCAGGTAAATAAGCATTATAAAACACTAAACTTCCCCAAAATCCAATACTTCCCGTAATATTCATCAACAAACCTAACCATGTGAGATCAGAAGAAGTAAAAAAGAACATTCCGATACACGATAAGCTACCCAAATAACAGAAAAAACGTAAGAATTTAATTTTATTTCCGATTAAATCCGCAATCGAAGACAAAACAGGTGATAATACAATGACAAAGAAAAAAGCAATCGCTAATGAAAAATTAAAAGCAGATTCGGGTAATAGTCCTAAAAATTTAATGGGATTTCCATCCTCACCGCGTGTCATTGCCGTATAATAAACGGGAAAAATAGCAGATGCAATTACAAGAGAATGGACAGAATTGGCCCAATCATAAGAAACCCATGCTCTTATAAGACTTGGATTGTTTTTTTCGATTGTATTCATTTACTTTTAATAATGTATTAATTTAAGTCTCTCAAAAATAGAATAAAAATGGAATCTGAACGATTATTTTTTCGCGAATTAACGATGAGTGATGCAGAGCGATTATTTGAAATTTACTCCGATGAAGAAGCAATGAAATACCGACAATCTGCACATCATCAAACAATGGATGATTCCTTTGAAATGCTAAAACGAGATGCAGAAGTAAGAACATCCAATTACGAAATTCGTTTTGGAATTATTGAAAAATCAAGTATGCGATTAATTGGCACAATGATGTATCAACCTGTCTCTTATAAAGCTATTATTGGTTATTCGTTTGCAAAAGAAAGCTGGGGAAAGGGATATGCCACCGAAGTCGTTGATTGGATGATACATCATCTAAAACAAAATCACTTCACTTCTGTTGAAGCTTGGGTTTTAAATGAGAATTTAGCTTCGTGTAAAGTATTAGAGAAAAATAATTTCAGGTTAATTTCACAAACCATCTATCCTGAATCTAAGTATTTTCTACTAAATCTTTAATGTATTCATTTTAAAAAGAAAAATCTTCAAAAAGCGATGAATAACGGGTTTAAATCATAAAATAATCCTTTCATTTCTGAAAGGATTAAAAGTATAATTAAATTTCTTTTCTTAATCTTGCAACCGGAATATTTAGCTGTTCGCGATACTTAGCAATTGTACGTCGCGCAATTGGATACCCTTTTTCTTTTAAGATTTCCGTTAATTTTTCATCCGTTAACGGTTTACGTTTATCTTCGTCATGAATGACATCTTGAAGAATACGTTTAATTTCACGTGTAGAAACTTCTTCTCCATCCTCATTGGTTAATGATTCAGAGAATAAATCTTTAATTAAAAATGTTCCATAAGGTGTTGCTACATATTTCGAATTGGCCACACGAGAAACTGTTGATATATCCATTCCGATACGATCAGAAATATCTTTCAAAATCATCGGTTTAATCTTAGTCTCATCTCCTGTCAAGAAATATTCTTTCTGGAATTTCATGATGGCTTCCATCGTATACATTAACGTATTACGACGTTGTTGAATAGCATCAATAAACCATTTGGCTGAATCTAATTTCTGCTTCACAAAGAGAACAGCTTCTTTTTGTTGTGCCGATTTTTTCTCTGTTTTCTTATATGTATCTAACATTTCGGCAAATGTATTCGAAACGCGAAGTTCAGGGACATTGCGACCATTTAATGATAATTCTAAATCACCATCTACAATATTAATTGTAAAATCAGGCGTAATTTGCTCCACAATTTTACTGCTTGAAGAGAATGATTTACCTGGTTTTGGATTTAAACGCTCAATTTCATAGATTGCATCACGCAGTTCCTCTTCTTCCACATCATACTTCGCTAAAAGCTTAGAATAATGTTTTTTTGTAAAAGCATCAAATGATTCATCGATCAATTTTTCAGCCAATTCAACCGCTGGTGTTTGTGTTTTATTTTCTAATTGAATCAATAAACATTCCTGTAAATTACGTGCACCAACACCTACTGGATCTAATTTTTGAATATAATTCAACAAAATATTTTCAACCTCTTCATGTGATACAAAAATATTTTGTGTAAAGGCTAAATCATCGACTAATGATTTTAGTTCTCTACGGATATACCCGTCATCGTCGATATTTCCTAAAATAAATTCGGCAATGGTAAACTGTTGATCTGTTAAACGGTAAGTATAAATTTGACTCTTTAAATATTCAATAAAACTAACGCCTTGGGCATAAGGTACTGAACGATCTTCGTCGTCATCGCTATAATTGTTCGAATAGGTTTTATAATTCGGAATATCATCATCACTTAGATACTCATCAATATTAATATCGCTCGTATCGATTACTTGGTCATCACCATAATCTTCTCCTCCATCATTATCCCAATCGTCATGTTCCATTCCATATTCATCATCATATTCAGACGATTGATCATCTAATGCAGGGTTTTCTTCCAACTCTTCCTTTACACGTTGCTCAAAAGCAACCGTAGGAAGCTGAACTAACTTCATTAATTGAATTTGCTGAGGCGATAACTTCTGTTGTAATTTTAAATTTAGTTCCTGCTTTAACATAAATATGGGCTTCGTTAAAAATGGGCTTAATCTTTATTTTAAATATAATAAAATTCTGATTAAACCCATTTAATTTTTATAATGATTAGAATTCTGCGTTATTCGGAGTTCTAGGGAATGGGATTACATCACGAATGTTCCCCATACCGGTAACGAATAATACTAAACGCTCTAATCCTAAACCAAATCCTGCGTGTGGAACAGTTCCGAAACGACGTGTGTCACGGTACCACCATAATTCTTCAGGATCGATTCCGAATTTTTTCATTTTTTCATCTAAAACATCCAAACGTTCTTCACGTTGAGATCCTCCGATGATTTCTCCAATACCTGGGAATAAAACATCCATTGCACGAACAGTTTTACCATCGTCATTCATACGCATATAGAAGGCTTTAATTTCTGCTGGATAATCAAATAAAATCACAGGCGTTTTAAAGTGTTTCTCTACTAAATAGCGCTCGTGCTCTGATTGTAAATCCGCTCCCCAACCTTCAATTGGGTATTTGAATTTTCCTTTTTTATTAGGTTTAGATTCTTTTAAGATTTCGATGGCTTCTGTATAAGATAAACGAACAAATTTGTTGTTTAAAACATATTCTAAACGTTCAATTAAACCTAATTCTGCACGTTCTGCCGCAGGTTTCGCTTGTTGTTCTTGATCATAACGTTGTGCCAAGAAGGCTAAATCATCTTTACAATTTTCCATGGCATAAGAAATCACGTATTTCATGAAATCTTCTGATAAATCCATGTTTTGATCTAAATCGAAGAATGCAATTTCTGGTTCAATCATCCAGAATTCCGCTAAGTGACGAGAAGTATTCGAATTTTCTGCACGGAATGTTGGTCCAAACGTATAAATTTTTCCTAATCCCATCGCTGCAGTTTC from Faecalibacter sp. LW9 encodes:
- a CDS encoding YceI family protein, with protein sequence MKKLFGVLCAVGVTASILSFNHNEISDFEGTNAPDLAKSHVTWKGTKFDQTQNKDKSHNGTVKLKDAKVRLNQNTPEAVSVTVDLANMTNFDLPENMQGRLISHLQSADFFDISVFPDATFTSTKITKLTNDKFQFNMEGNITIKGISKPLSVNGHIVTIDGKKVLETEKFALNGEEFGFIKPGGGYKDVSLRVQIVLD
- the lpdA gene encoding dihydrolipoyl dehydrogenase, which produces MSYDIIVIGSGPGGYVAAIRASQLGKKVAIVEKAELGGICLNWGCIPTKALLKSAQVFKYLNHAEDFGLNKPSDISFEFGNVVKRSRGVADRMSKGVQFLMKKNNIEVIQGAAKVLPGKKVKVTAADGTSKEISAENIIIATGARSRELPALPQDGKKVIGYRGALAMEKQPKSMIVVGSGAIGVEFAHFYNTLGTQVTIVEYLPRIVPVEDEDISKQLQLSLKKSGINILTNAEVTGVDTSGDLVKATVKTAKGEEILEAEVVLSAAGVVPNTENIGLEEVGIATERGKIIINDFCETSVKGYYAIGDVVKGADLAHLASAQGILCVEHIAGEKVEAIDYGNIPGCTYCSPEIASVGMTEAQAKEAGYEVKVGKFPFSANGKAVANGAADGFVKVVFDAKYGEWLGCHMIGDGVTEMIAEAVAARKLETTAHEIMKSVHPHPTMSEAIMEAVEDAYGHAIHI
- a CDS encoding GNAT family N-acetyltransferase, which encodes MESERLFFRELTMSDAERLFEIYSDEEAMKYRQSAHHQTMDDSFEMLKRDAEVRTSNYEIRFGIIEKSSMRLIGTMMYQPVSYKAIIGYSFAKESWGKGYATEVVDWMIHHLKQNHFTSVEAWVLNENLASCKVLEKNNFRLISQTIYPESKYFLLNL
- the rpoN gene encoding RNA polymerase factor sigma-54 — its product is MLKQELNLKLQQKLSPQQIQLMKLVQLPTVAFEQRVKEELEENPALDDQSSEYDDEYGMEHDDWDNDGGEDYGDDQVIDTSDINIDEYLSDDDIPNYKTYSNNYSDDDEDRSVPYAQGVSFIEYLKSQIYTYRLTDQQFTIAEFILGNIDDDGYIRRELKSLVDDLAFTQNIFVSHEEVENILLNYIQKLDPVGVGARNLQECLLIQLENKTQTPAVELAEKLIDESFDAFTKKHYSKLLAKYDVEEEELRDAIYEIERLNPKPGKSFSSSSKIVEQITPDFTINIVDGDLELSLNGRNVPELRVSNTFAEMLDTYKKTEKKSAQQKEAVLFVKQKLDSAKWFIDAIQQRRNTLMYTMEAIMKFQKEYFLTGDETKIKPMILKDISDRIGMDISTVSRVANSKYVATPYGTFLIKDLFSESLTNEDGEEVSTREIKRILQDVIHDEDKRKPLTDEKLTEILKEKGYPIARRTIAKYREQLNIPVARLRKEI
- the asnS gene encoding asparagine--tRNA ligase; the encoded protein is MQSYGIKALLEKGKDLLLQEVVVNGWVRSFRSNRFVALNDGSTINNVQVVINFENFDESIIKQISTAASLSVKGEVVESEGAGQEIEIVAKEIKVLGLAPSEDVQETILQPKKHSLDTLREQAHLRFRTNLFGAIFRVRNSLMFAIHKYFNENGFVYVNTPIITGSDAEGAGEMFRVTNLDLNNLPKTETGEIDYSQDFFGKSTNLTVSGQLEGETAAMGLGKIYTFGPTFRAENSNTSRHLAEFWMIEPEIAFFDLDQNMDLSEDFMKYVISYAMENCKDDLAFLAQRYDQEQQAKPAAERAELGLIERLEYVLNNKFVRLSYTEAIEILKESKPNKKGKFKYPIEGWGADLQSEHERYLVEKHFKTPVILFDYPAEIKAFYMRMNDDGKTVRAMDVLFPGIGEIIGGSQREERLDVLDEKMKKFGIDPEELWWYRDTRRFGTVPHAGFGLGLERLVLFVTGMGNIRDVIPFPRTPNNAEF